Part of the Kineococcus aurantiacus genome, GGGCGTCGAGGACGTCGCGGACGGCGAACAGGGCGCTGTGCCGGGTGTCGAGGTGGGCCACGTCGCGGCTCTCCAGCACCGGCATCGCCCACAGCCGGCGGCCGGCGCGCGCGGAGGCCTTGCGGACGGCCTCGAGCCACTCGTCCGGCGTGGGCTGCCCCTGACCGCCGAACTTGGGCAGCACGAAGCCCTGCAGGCACCGCAGCCCGACCCCGGCCCGGTCGACGACGTCGAGCAGCTGCTCGGGGGTGCGGGTGCGCAGGAACAGCAGCAGCGGCGCCCCCCCGGACCACTCCGGGGTCCGGGCCAGCCCGGCCAGCTCGCGCACGAGGATCTCCTCGGCCTCGGCGACCCGGTGGTCGGGGACGGAGTCCTCCAGGCAGGCCACGACCGACAGCACCCCGCGGCGGGCGAGCTTGAGCAGGTCCCCGGCGAGGCGCTCGCGGGTCGCGGGGCAGTACAGGGTGGCGCCCAGGGCGACGGCGAGCTCGTCGCGGCCGGCGGTGACGTCGACGGGCTGCGGGCGGTGCAGGAAGAGCCGCTCCGTCTGCTCCTCGTCGAGGGTGGCGAAGTGCCGCACGGACGTGTCTACAGGTGCTGCGCGACGGCGTCGCGCAGGTCGCGGAGGTGGCGGCCGTTCGCGGGCGCGCCGATGGCGGTGACGGCCCAGCCGGAGCCCTCTCGGGTGAGCTTGGCCATGATCTGCGCGGTGTGCGGCCCGGAGTCGGACAGCTCGTAGCGGGCGAGCTCGACCTGCTGCGGCTGCGCGGCGTCCACGACCCGGCAGACGGCGTTGCGGACCTGGGAGAAGTCCTGGCCGGTGAAGCTGGAGACGGTGAAGACGAGGGTGGCGACGTTCGCGGGGACGGCGGGCAGGTCGACGAAGATCACCTCGTCGTCGCCCTCGCCCTCCCCGGTGAGGTTGTCGCCGGAGTGCGTGACCGAGCCGTCCTTGCTGCGCAGCTGCTGGAACCACACCTCGTCGACGAGCTTCCCGCGCGCGTCGAAGAGCAGGCAGCTGGCGTCGAGGTCGATGTCGACGCTCCGCTTGCGGAACAGGCCCTTGGCCACGGCGTCCCAGCCCAGGCCCATGAAGACGCGGGTGAGCTCGCCGCCGCCGGTCTTGCTCAGCGACAGCTTCTGGCCCTTGGTCAGGCTGACGGCCACGTGCGTCCCCTCTCGTCGGGGTTGTCGGGTTCGGTGGGGTCCGGTCGGGGTCGGTCGGGGTCGGTCGGGGTGGTTCAGGACGGGCGGGGGACGGTGCCCCCGGCGTTCCAGTCGAGGTCGTCGAAACCGTAGGCCAGGGCCACCTCGCGCACCGGACCTTCGAAGAACTCGGCCTCGCGGCGCACGACGAGGTCGCCGCCCACGTCGTGGATCGAGGCCAGCGCGCACGTGCGGGCCCCCGGGGGCGGGTCCCCGGCCCACAGCTGGACGGTGCCGCCACCGCGCCGGCCGATGGTCAGCTGCGGGGCGAGCTGCGCGAACTCGGGGGGCTGGGGCCCCACCGCGTAGGCGTAGAGGACCAGGCGGCGCATGAGGTGCAGGTGGGCGGCGTCGGCGAGGACCTCCTCGCCGGCCTGCTCGCTGCGCGCGCCCAGGCGCAGCACCTGCCGGGCGCCGAAACCGGGGGCGGCGAGCAGGTCCCCCAGCGACTGCACCGCCCCCGCGTGCCGGTCCCGGGTCTCCCACAGGCACCCCAGGTGGACGTCGGAGGAGCGGTGCAGCCCCGAGCGGGTCACGAGCTGCTCCCACGTGAGGGTGAACCGCAACGTCCCGCCGCGGCGCTCGGCGGCGGGGATCGTCAGGCTCGGGCGGTCCTCGTCGAGCACGACGCGGCGCTCGCTGTCCCGCGCCCGCCCCACGACGGCCTCGGGGGGCGGGGCGGGGACCCGCACCGCCGGGACCGGAGCCGGAGCGGGCCGGGGTGCGGGGCTCGGCCGCGGCGCGGGGGCCGCGGCACGAGGAGGGGCGGCACGAGGAGGGGCGGGACGAGGGGGGTGCAGGTGGTCGGCGAACGTCCGGCTGCTGCGGCGCGGCCCCGGGTGGCCGAGGAAGGTGTGCACCGCCTCGTCCGGTCGCCCGCCCGTCCCGCTCACCCGCCGACCTCCTGCCCGTTCCCGTCCCTCCCCGTCCGCGCCGACCGCGCCGGGCTCAGCTGTGGGCGGCCGCCGTCTCGGCGTGCGCCTCCTCCGGGTGGGCCCGGTTGTACCGGATGGAGCTGATGAGCGAGGCCACGATGAAGGCCAGGCCGATGAGGCCGGTGACGACCTCGGGGATCTCGATCTCGATGCTGATGAGCAGGATGGCGGCCAGCGCGCCGATCGCCCAGAGCGCACCGTTCTCCAGGTACGGGTACTGGGCCAGGGTGCCCTCCTCGACGAGGTGGACGGTCATGGACCGGATGTACATCGCCCCCACGCCCAGCCCGATCGCGATGATCACCGGGTCGGAGGTGATGGCGAAGGCACCGATGACGCCGTCGAAGGAGAACGAGGCGTCGAGGACCTCCAGGTAGAGGAAGAGGAAGAACGCCGCCTTGCCCGTGGCCCGGGCCACGGGCGTCGGGCCGTTGGACCGGGCGGGCGCGCCCTCCTCGTGGTGCTCGCCGTGCTCGAGGTGCTCCTCGACGTTGAACAGCTCACCGAGCCCGTTGACCAGCAGGTACGTGACGATGCCGGCCAGGCCGGAGGCCAGGACGGTGCGGCCGTGCTCGGTGGCGAAGCTCTCGGCGACGATCAGCAGCACGGCGCCGGCGACGATGACCTGGACGTACTCGAGCTTGCCGACCTTCTCCAGCAGCCGCTCCAGGGGCCCGATCCAGTGGTGCTCCTTCTCCCCGAAGATGAAGTTCAGGAAGAGCATGAGCAGGAACATCCCGCCGAAGGCGGCGATGGTCGGGTGCGCCTCGTGCAGCTCGTAGCCGTAGGTGCCGGGGGTCTCGGGGTCCCCGCCGGCCAGCGCGAGGCGGATGACCTCGGCGGGGCTGAGACCGGCGGTCACGCAGACCAGGACGATGGGGAAGATCAGCCGCATGCCGAAGACGGCGACGATGATGCCGACGGAGAGGAAGATCTTCCGCCAGAAGTCGCTCATCCGTTCCAGGATGGTGGCGTTCACCACGGCGTTGTCGAAGGACAGGCTGATCTCGAGGATCGAGAGGATGAGCACGAGGGCGATCGCCTGGCCGATGCCCAGGTGGGCCGACAGGCCGTACCAGGCTGCGAGCACGAGGCCCACGGCGGTCACGACGAACGACCAGCGGTAGGTCTTGAGGATCACCAGTCAGCTTCCTTGTCGAACGGAGCCCGCACGGGCTGGACACCGCACCTTCTCACCGAACGCGCAGCTCGCGCACACCTGACGGACCGCGCGGCCCGGGAGCGGGCCGCGCGGTCGTCGTGAGCAGGTGGGTCAGACGCTGACGCCGAAGTCGGTCGCGATGCCGCGCAGACCGTCGGCGTAGCCCTGGCCGACGGCGCGGAACTTCCAGTCGCTGCCGTTGCGGTACAGCTCGCCGAAGACCATGGCGGTCTCGGTGGAGGCGTCCTCGGACAGGTCGTAGCGCGCGACCTCGGTGCCGCCCTCGGCGTTCACGACGCGGATGAAGGCGTTGCGGACCTGGCCGAAGGACTGCTTGCGGGTGTCGGCGTCGTAGATGGCGACGGTGAAGACGATCTTGTCGATCTCGGCCGGGACGGCGGACAGGTCGACGTTGATCTTCTCGTCGTCGCCGTCGCCCTCACCGGTGCGGTTGTCGCCGGTGTGCTCGACGGAGCCCTCGGGGGACTTCAGCTGGTTGAAGAAGACGAAGTACCCGTCGCTGGGGACCTTGCCGTTGGCGCCGACCATGATGGCCTGCGCGTCCAGGTCGAACTCCGAGCCGGTGAAGGTGTTCGCGTCCCAGCCCAGGCCGATGACGGCCTTGGTCATCCCCGGGGCTTCCTTGGACAGGGAGACGTTGCCGCCCTTGCTGAGGCTGACGCCCATGGTGAACCGCTCCTTCTAGGTGTCGTGCGTGCGTGTCGTCGGGCCAACGATCACCGGCCCGTGGAAGTGCCCGGTCAGTCCCGCGAACCCGAGAACAGACCGCCGAGCGCGCCGAACCCCTGCTGGTCGGGTTTGGCGCTGTTCTTGACGAGGGCCTTGGCGAAGGCCTCGATCGTGACCGACTGCAGGATGACGCGCCCGTTGCCGCGCAGCGTGGCCAGCGTCAGCCCCTCCCCGCCGAGGACGGCGTTCACGATCCCCTGCCGGTTGAGCCGTCCCACCGTCTCGACGCCGTAGGTGATCTGGTCGTCCCAGGCCACGATGCAGCCGGTGTCGACGCGGATCGTGCCGCCGTAGTCGGCGGGGTTGATGTCGATGAAGTCGCCGGCCCCGGCGATCATGAGCGACCCGCGGCCGGTGAACTTCTCCAGGATGAAGCCCTCCCCGCCCATGAGCCCCTGCCCGAAGCCGGAGAAGGCGATGTCGAAGTGGACCCCGGCCTCGGCGGCCACGAAGGCGTCCTTCTCGGCGAACCACGTCGTGCGGCCGTCGAGCTCGATCACCCGCATCTCCCCGGGCAGGACGCCCGCCAGGCCCAGCAGGCCGTCCCCGCCGGGGGTGTGGAAGTGCTGGAAGGCGAACGACTCCCCCGCCAGCACCCGCTTCCCGGCGTTGGCCGCGCCGCGCAGCAGGCCGCCCAGCCCGCCGCCCGCCCCGCCGGGGTCGCTGGGCGCCGACAGCTTCGTCTCCATGACGACGTCCCCGGAGGAGAACAGGAACTTGCCCGCCTCGCAGTAGACCGTCTGGCCGGGGCGCAGGGTCACCACGGCCATCTGGGTCGTGGAGCCGACGAGCTGCACGTCGAGGGTCATGATCCCTTCCTACCGCACCCGTCGCTCCCCGCGGGGATCACAGGTCCAGGTCGCTCTTGCGGAACTTGGTCTCCAGGAAGCGGCTCTGCTGCTGCTGGCGGTCGACGTCGGCGGCCAGGACGGCCTCGCGCAGCCGCTGGCAGCCCTCGACGAGCAGGTGCAGCTGGTTGCGCAGCTCCTGCACGGGGGCCCCGCGGGCGACGTCGGCGGGCAGCGCGAGGTGGTCGGCGACCGTGCGGGGCAGGTGCTCGGTGGCCAGGGTCTCCAGGTCGTGCCGGACCTGCGGGTCCGCCCCACGCTCGGCGACGCGCAGCAGCAGCGGCCCGAGCAGGTCGGCGATCTCGTGGACCAGGACGACGTCGGTGCGCTCGAACCGGTCGCTGGTGTCGACGCGGCGCACGGTGGCCACGAGGGCCTTCTCGGCCGCCGTGACGCGCGGGGCGGGCGGCGCGGCGCTCACCGGCGCGGGCGGGCGGGGCGCGCGCTCCACCGGCGGGGACGGCGGGGACGGCGGGGACGGCCAGGCCCAGCCTCACCGCGCGCCGGTAGTGGCGCCGCAGGCGGCGACGGCGGCGCGCCTCGTTCCCGTAGGCCACGTTCGCGCCGATCCAGGCCCACATGGCCAGGAACCCGACCCACCACAGCCCCAGCGGCCCGAGGGTGGCGTACAGGACGACCCAGCCGCCCAGGCCGACGAAGTTGAACAGCTGGAACCGGGCGTCGGAGACCCAGCCCAGGACCGGCAGGTCCGCGCCCAGCGGCGGTTCGAGCTGCTCGGGCCGCAGGACCTCGACGTGCCGCTCGGGGACGGCCCCGGGAACGGCCTGGGGGACGGCCCCGGGCACGTCCTGGCGGCGCGGCTCCTCACCGGGACCGCCGGGCCTGCTCAGCTCGATCCCCACGGCAGGCTCACAGGTCCAGGTCGCTGCGGCGGAACTTCGACTCCAGGAAGCGGCTCTGCTGCTGCTGGCGGTCGACGTCGCGGGCCAGCACCGACTCGCGCAGCTGCCGGCAGCCCTCGACCAGCAGCAGCAGCTGGCTGCGCAGCTCGTCGGCGGGGGTGGTCCCGGAGGGGGTGCGGTGCTCGTGGGCGTAGTCGGCGGGCAGGACGAGGTAGTCGTCGACCGTGCGCGGCAGGTGCTCGGTGGCCAGGGTCTCCAGGTCGTGCCGGACCTGCGGGTCGGACTCGCGGGTGCGCAGCTGGGCCAGCAGCGGGCGCAGCAGGCGGTCGACCTCGCGGACCAGCTCGACGCACTCGGCGTCGATGCGGCCGCCGGAGGTCTCGGCGCGCACGACCGCACGCGCCAGCGCCCGCTCGGCGACGCTGACCGGGTCCGGTGGCGCGGGAGCCACCGGGACCGGCGCCGGCGCGCGGCGCAGCGCCCGCGCGCGGTGCCGTTCCAGCCGGCGGGCGCGGATCTCCTGGCGGTTCACCCCGGCCCACGGCAGGCCGTGGTGCTTGACGTAGCCGAACACGGCGCCCTGCACCAGCAGCATGACCAGCCCGACGAACCAGAGCCGGCCCGTGGCGAACATGACGATCCAGCCGGCCGTCCACGTCCCGGTGAACACCTTCATGCCGTGCTCGCTCAGCCCGCGGGCCGGTGCGGGCTGCGGCACGGACGGCTCGCGCTTCTCGTACGGCGCGGGCGGGGGCGTGGTCCGGGCGAGCGCTCCCCCGGTGCGGACCTGCGGCGGCGGTTCGTCCCGCTGGCGGGGGCCGGCGCCCTCCCCCTTGCCGAGTTCGACTCCCACGGGTCCCCCCTACAGGTCCAGGTCCGAACGGCGGAACTTCGCGTCGAGGAACCGCCCCTGGACGGCCAGCTTGCGCGCGTCCTGGTCGTGCACGGCGCGCTGCAGGTCCCGGGAGCCGTCGGCGAGCAGCCGCAGCTGGTTCAGCAGCTCCTCGGCGGGGGTGGTGCCGCCGGGGCCGCGGTTGGTCAGCGCGTACTCCTCGGGCAGGTCCAGGTAGTGCTCCAGGGCACCGGGCAGGTACTCGGTGACGATGGCCTCGAGGTTGTGCAGCTCCTCGACGTCGGCGCCCCGCCGGGCGACGTGCGCCAGCAGGGGCCGCAGCACGTCCTCGATCTCGCGCACGGCCGGGACGGCGCCGTCCGGCAGCCGCCCGCCGGCGCGGTTGGCGGTGCGCACGACCTCGCGCAACCGCTCCTGCAGCGCGACGACCGGGTCGGCCGGCGGCGCCTGCACCGGGGCGGGGGCGGGGGCGGCCTCCAGGGCCGGTTCCCCCGTGAACGCCGCCTTGATCCGCAGCCACGTCGAGTTCGCCATGATCGAGTGCACCAACCCCAGACCCCACGTCCCGGTGCCCAGGAGGACACCGAGCACGATCGACAGGTCGCCCCCGGGGAACAGGGCACCGGCCCCGACCGCCGAGCCGGCCGCGACGAAGGCGACGAGGTAGGCGACCGCCGCCAGCACCCACCGCACCCGCCGGGCCCGCAACCCCATGTACAGGAACGACAACCACGGCAACCCGACCGCGGGGACCACCAGCCACCACGAGTTCGCCGCGCGCCAGGCCCGGCTGCGCAGCCGGCGGGCGACGAGCTCGGGCGGGGCCTGCGCCGCCCCCCGCGCACCGCCGCGGCGCACCACCGCGCCCTCGGCGGCCGCGGCGCGGCGCAGGGCGCGCGAGGGGCGGGCGTCGCCGCGGGAGGGGGCCACCGAACTCACCGGGGGCCTTCCAGCGCCGGGCCCGCGCCCTGCTCACCGTTGCGCGCGCGCTCGAGGTAGGACCGCGAGCGGTGCACCTGCCCCTCGAGGGCGTCGACGGTGCTGGCCATGCTGACGACGGCCTGCTGCTTGAAGGTGTCGATGGCGTCCATCGTCGCGAAGACGTTGTCGAAGGCCTTCTGCAGCGTGCCCACGTCGACCATGGCGGTGGAGGCCTGCTGGTGGATCTGCCCCGTCTGCTGCTTCAGCATCTCCGAGGTCGACAGGATCATCTGGTTCGTCGTGGTGTTCAGCGCGTTGATCTGGTCCAGGACGAGCTTCTGGTTGGCCAGCGCCTGGGCCACGATGACGGCCGTGCGCAGCGCGGCCACCGTCGTCGTCTGCGCGCGGTCGACGCCCTTGATGAGCTCGATGTTGTTCTTGCGCACCAGGTCCAGCGCCAGGTAGCCCTGCACGCTGACGGCCAGCTGGGTCAGCAGGTCCTGGTGGCGCTGGCGGATGGGGAACAGCGCGTCGGAGGTCAGGGCGTCGGCGGCCTGCGGGTTGGAGACCCGCAGCTCCTCGATCTTGCCCACGGTCGCCGCGTCGAGGGCCTTGGCCAGCGTGGCGTACTCGGTGAGCTTGCCCATCGTGGTCCACAGGTGCTGCTTCTCGGACTCGATGGAGGCGTTGTCCTTGCGCAGCTCGTCCTGGCCGCTGGCCAGCGCCTTGATGATGGCGTCGAGCTGGGACTGGGCGTCCTGGTAGCGCTCGAAGTAGCGCTGGACCTTGCTGCCCAGGGGGATGATCCCGAGGATCTTCTTGACGCCCTTGAGGTCGGCCCGGCCGGGGTCGAGGTCGGTGACGGTCCGGCGCAGGTCCAGCAGCGTGTTCGCGACCTTGACCTGCGCGTCGGCCCCCGGCCCGGACGCCTTCTGCCCCTTGGCCCCGGCCAGGCTGGACTGCGGGCGCTCGAGCATGCGGTTGGAGACCTGGGCCGAGGAGCGAACCTCCTGCTCGCCCATGCGCGTGATGTCGTCGACCTTCTTCTGGAAGGCGGGGCTGCGCGGGT contains:
- a CDS encoding TerD family protein translates to MAVSLTKGQKLSLSKTGGGELTRVFMGLGWDAVAKGLFRKRSVDIDLDASCLLFDARGKLVDEVWFQQLRSKDGSVTHSGDNLTGEGEGDDEVIFVDLPAVPANVATLVFTVSSFTGQDFSQVRNAVCRVVDAAQPQQVELARYELSDSGPHTAQIMAKLTREGSGWAVTAIGAPANGRHLRDLRDAVAQHL
- a CDS encoding DUF475 domain-containing protein, translating into MILKTYRWSFVVTAVGLVLAAWYGLSAHLGIGQAIALVLILSILEISLSFDNAVVNATILERMSDFWRKIFLSVGIIVAVFGMRLIFPIVLVCVTAGLSPAEVIRLALAGGDPETPGTYGYELHEAHPTIAAFGGMFLLMLFLNFIFGEKEHHWIGPLERLLEKVGKLEYVQVIVAGAVLLIVAESFATEHGRTVLASGLAGIVTYLLVNGLGELFNVEEHLEHGEHHEEGAPARSNGPTPVARATGKAAFFLFLYLEVLDASFSFDGVIGAFAITSDPVIIAIGLGVGAMYIRSMTVHLVEEGTLAQYPYLENGALWAIGALAAILLISIEIEIPEVVTGLIGLAFIVASLISSIRYNRAHPEEAHAETAAAHS
- a CDS encoding TerD family protein → MGVSLSKGGNVSLSKEAPGMTKAVIGLGWDANTFTGSEFDLDAQAIMVGANGKVPSDGYFVFFNQLKSPEGSVEHTGDNRTGEGDGDDEKINVDLSAVPAEIDKIVFTVAIYDADTRKQSFGQVRNAFIRVVNAEGGTEVARYDLSEDASTETAMVFGELYRNGSDWKFRAVGQGYADGLRGIATDFGVSV
- a CDS encoding AIM24 family protein; its protein translation is MTLDVQLVGSTTQMAVVTLRPGQTVYCEAGKFLFSSGDVVMETKLSAPSDPGGAGGGLGGLLRGAANAGKRVLAGESFAFQHFHTPGGDGLLGLAGVLPGEMRVIELDGRTTWFAEKDAFVAAEAGVHFDIAFSGFGQGLMGGEGFILEKFTGRGSLMIAGAGDFIDINPADYGGTIRVDTGCIVAWDDQITYGVETVGRLNRQGIVNAVLGGEGLTLATLRGNGRVILQSVTIEAFAKALVKNSAKPDQQGFGALGGLFSGSRD
- a CDS encoding toxic anion resistance protein; translation: MSESLDLSKPLDPPAAAPAPAPADLQLTPPAPVPVVADDTAEGMIPLDEATRAELNRKAQAFVADLAAQDPRSPAFQKKVDDITRMGEQEVRSSAQVSNRMLERPQSSLAGAKGQKASGPGADAQVKVANTLLDLRRTVTDLDPGRADLKGVKKILGIIPLGSKVQRYFERYQDAQSQLDAIIKALASGQDELRKDNASIESEKQHLWTTMGKLTEYATLAKALDAATVGKIEELRVSNPQAADALTSDALFPIRQRHQDLLTQLAVSVQGYLALDLVRKNNIELIKGVDRAQTTTVAALRTAVIVAQALANQKLVLDQINALNTTTNQMILSTSEMLKQQTGQIHQQASTAMVDVGTLQKAFDNVFATMDAIDTFKQQAVVSMASTVDALEGQVHRSRSYLERARNGEQGAGPALEGPR